The Coleofasciculus chthonoplastes PCC 7420 genome includes a region encoding these proteins:
- a CDS encoding glycosyltransferase family 39 protein translates to MNNVNSENKSYFKTFKKIHLLFAIILVLGIFLRFANLDQKVYNADEVRKIIWLSGHSSEAFKEEVFTGNIVSAEELKRYQYPSSDNNLTDVFKVLSGKTEHVPLHHIITRYWLKLFRNPASAKTISVLLSFLYLPCFYWLCIELFKSPLTGWVSMAIASVSPFHILASQNAGSYSLWTVTILLSSAALLRALRVQDRTSWLMYAITLTLGFYTHLFSVIVALGQLIYVLCIEGFKFTKKIIDYGLACVLSIVLFSPWIIIFFLNLGRVDEGTSYYDQFKISFSQLIMALYINIGNVFIDFYHRHGRLEKLFSLCLFLLIIYSLYYLVRKTRINVWLFIVILVSLTPLLHIVANFITPSALHVQSRYYLPFHLGIQLSIAYLLASQMGSTSIKLWQRRVWAIIFLIIITLGIMSGTILMQERTANLDDQRGTASGKNLEIAPYLNQAKNPLVISETTHSFILALLYLVDDDVKFQLLQPDNVQQWQQKINLVENLGEFSDVFLLYPDPTFKDFIEKNEAIQTQVLVKNLYKINLKN, encoded by the coding sequence ATGAATAATGTTAATTCAGAAAACAAAAGTTATTTTAAGACATTCAAAAAAATACATTTGCTATTTGCTATTATTTTGGTGTTAGGAATATTTTTGCGTTTTGCGAATCTCGATCAAAAAGTCTACAATGCTGATGAAGTCAGGAAGATTATCTGGCTTTCTGGTCATAGCAGTGAAGCATTTAAGGAAGAGGTTTTCACGGGAAACATTGTTAGTGCAGAAGAGTTAAAAAGATATCAATACCCTAGCTCAGACAATAATTTAACTGATGTATTTAAGGTTTTATCAGGTAAAACAGAACACGTTCCTCTACATCATATAATAACGCGATATTGGCTGAAGTTGTTTAGAAATCCAGCATCAGCAAAAACGATCTCAGTCCTCTTAAGTTTTTTATATTTACCCTGTTTTTATTGGCTCTGCATTGAGTTATTCAAATCCCCTTTAACAGGATGGGTGTCAATGGCCATAGCATCTGTTTCTCCCTTTCATATATTGGCATCTCAGAATGCCGGTTCATACAGCTTATGGACTGTTACTATTTTATTGTCTAGTGCGGCGCTACTGAGAGCTTTGCGTGTTCAAGATAGAACCAGTTGGTTGATGTATGCGATTACGCTGACACTGGGATTTTATACGCATTTATTTTCGGTTATTGTTGCCTTGGGTCAGCTAATTTATGTTTTATGTATCGAAGGCTTTAAATTTACTAAAAAAATAATCGATTATGGGTTAGCTTGTGTATTAAGTATAGTTTTATTCAGTCCTTGGATTATTATTTTCTTTTTAAATTTAGGCAGGGTTGATGAAGGAACAAGCTACTATGACCAATTTAAGATTAGTTTTAGTCAGCTAATCATGGCTTTATATATCAACATTGGCAATGTTTTTATCGATTTTTATCATCGACATGGCAGGCTAGAAAAACTGTTCTCTTTATGCTTATTTTTATTGATTATTTATTCACTCTACTATCTAGTGCGTAAGACCCGTATAAATGTATGGCTTTTTATTGTTATCCTGGTTAGCCTCACTCCTTTATTACATATAGTTGCTAATTTTATTACCCCCTCAGCATTGCACGTACAATCTCGATATTATCTTCCTTTCCATTTAGGCATTCAGTTATCTATTGCTTACTTATTAGCATCTCAAATGGGTTCAACATCGATTAAGTTATGGCAACGTCGTGTTTGGGCTATCATTTTCCTAATCATAATAACACTGGGGATTATGTCTGGAACAATTTTAATGCAGGAAAGAACCGCTAATTTAGATGATCAAAGAGGAACAGCTAGTGGTAAAAATTTAGAGATCGCCCCCTACCTCAATCAAGCCAAGAATCCGTTAGTGATCAGTGAAACTACACACAGCTTTATCTTGGCACTACTCTATCTTGTTGATGATGATGTCAAGTTTCAACTTCTCCAACCTGACAATGTTCAACAATGGCAACAAAAAATTAATTTGGTCGAAAACCTTGGTGAATTTAGTGATGTCTTTCTGCTTTATCCCGATCCTACATTTAAGGATTTTATCGAAAAAAATGAAGCTATTCAAACTCAGGTGCTTGTCAAGAACTTGTATAAAATAAACCTCAAGAATTAG
- a CDS encoding PRC-barrel domain-containing protein: MSAKVEVLKQSELLNRLVLDRHTTEEVGRVTQLWLDWQAHRVVGLTCKSGFLGGKKHHITWEQVNTVGSDSILVNSLKEETESETLELLESPIGVEVWTDAGNKVGKFVDYIIEPETGAIVNYLYSSSGWQGMMDGIYTLAPVAVSSVGKKRIIVLEEAVKNSDQYTEGIHERMSQAAEFIRSDYKKTLEDMESLKQGVPQVTENLTDQAKSAGDKFKEQFSDGKNSSQKKDEE, encoded by the coding sequence ATGTCTGCAAAAGTCGAAGTTCTCAAGCAAAGTGAACTCTTAAACCGATTAGTCTTAGATCGTCATACAACTGAAGAAGTTGGTCGAGTGACACAGCTATGGCTTGATTGGCAAGCTCACCGCGTGGTTGGGTTAACCTGCAAGTCTGGGTTTCTCGGCGGCAAAAAACACCACATTACCTGGGAACAAGTCAATACTGTTGGCAGCGATAGCATTCTTGTCAACAGTCTGAAGGAAGAAACCGAGTCTGAAACCCTTGAACTTCTCGAGTCTCCCATTGGTGTAGAAGTTTGGACGGATGCTGGCAACAAAGTTGGCAAATTTGTTGATTATATCATTGAACCAGAAACGGGAGCCATCGTTAATTACTTATATTCCTCCAGTGGTTGGCAAGGAATGATGGACGGGATTTATACCCTTGCACCCGTCGCCGTTTCCAGTGTGGGAAAAAAGCGAATCATTGTGCTAGAGGAAGCGGTTAAAAACAGTGATCAATATACCGAAGGCATTCATGAGCGCATGAGTCAAGCCGCCGAATTTATTCGCAGTGACTATAAAAAAACCCTTGAGGATATGGAATCTCTCAAACAAGGTGTTCCCCAGGTTACAGAGAATCTTACCGACCAAGCCAAATCTGCTGGTGATAAATTCAAAGAACAATTTTCTGATGGTAAAAATTCGAGTCAAAAAAAGGATGAAGAATGA
- a CDS encoding AAA-like domain-containing protein, whose protein sequence is MKILLAGHYQIIKYLGGGGFGQTFLARDSHLPGNPLCVVKQLKPQLNQPQALETAKRLFEREAQTLYRLGTHDQIPRLLAHFEQDEEFYLVQEFVEGQPLNQEFALGQKITESEAIALLNDILQVLAFVHQQQVIHRDIKPANLIRRRRDRKIVLIDFGVVKAVSTPASNLYGATSITVAVGSPGYMPSEQQAGQPYFSSDIYAVGMVVLQALTGLSPTSKQTSQRLPRDQYGEFSCTLLRDRMTIHPGLATILDKMVRYDYRQRYRDASEALQALEQFRQDTQGDEPITHPQTLVVPTTHPQSPITDHQTPTLPLSSPQTLDEPEGQVSLNSSFYVERPPVESDCYNAILKPGALIRVKAPRQMGKSSLLSRILNYASQQGYRTVCLNFQSADAEFLTSLDQFLQWFCASVSWNLGLDDRLDTYWRGILGSKNKCTDYFQRYLLSETTRPLVLGLDEVDQIFQYPDIATDFFGLLRAWHEQGKNQAIWQRLRLVFVHSKEVYIPLNINQSPFNVGIPIELPELNPVQVWDLVQRHSLDWQPNQVEELMSMTGGHPYLVRVALYQIARGKMTLEKLLQVAPTEEGPFYDHLRRHLLNLEENAELVAAIQQVVAANQSVEIKAAAAFKLRSMGLVKFQGNAVTPLCQMYRRYFRDRLKN, encoded by the coding sequence ATGAAGATACTCTTGGCGGGTCACTATCAAATCATCAAATACTTAGGCGGTGGCGGTTTCGGTCAAACGTTTCTGGCTAGAGATAGCCATTTACCGGGGAATCCCTTGTGTGTGGTTAAGCAACTCAAACCTCAGCTAAACCAGCCGCAAGCCTTGGAAACGGCAAAACGCTTATTTGAGCGGGAAGCGCAAACCCTGTATCGCTTGGGAACCCACGATCAAATCCCCCGATTGCTGGCGCACTTTGAGCAAGATGAGGAGTTTTACTTGGTGCAGGAGTTTGTCGAGGGTCAACCCCTGAACCAAGAATTTGCTCTGGGTCAAAAAATCACTGAGTCAGAAGCGATCGCACTGCTTAACGATATCTTACAGGTTTTAGCCTTTGTTCACCAACAGCAGGTGATTCACCGCGACATTAAACCCGCCAACTTGATTCGCCGCCGCCGCGATCGCAAAATTGTGTTGATTGATTTTGGTGTGGTTAAAGCCGTTAGTACGCCCGCCTCTAACCTTTATGGCGCAACCAGTATCACCGTAGCCGTGGGTTCTCCCGGTTATATGCCCAGTGAACAACAAGCGGGTCAACCCTATTTTAGTAGCGACATCTACGCCGTGGGAATGGTGGTGTTGCAAGCCTTAACCGGATTAAGTCCCACCAGTAAGCAAACCTCTCAGAGACTCCCTCGTGATCAGTATGGAGAATTTTCTTGCACCTTACTGCGCGATCGCATGACGATTCACCCCGGTTTAGCCACTATTCTAGATAAGATGGTGCGCTATGACTATCGACAGCGATATCGAGACGCCAGTGAAGCCCTGCAAGCCTTAGAGCAATTCCGCCAAGATACCCAAGGCGATGAACCCATTACTCATCCGCAAACCCTGGTTGTCCCCACCACTCATCCTCAATCACCCATCACTGATCACCAAACCCCCACATTACCCCTTTCCTCACCTCAGACGCTAGATGAACCCGAAGGACAGGTAAGTTTGAATTCTAGCTTTTACGTCGAGCGTCCTCCCGTAGAATCAGACTGTTATAATGCTATTCTCAAACCCGGTGCTTTAATTCGGGTAAAAGCGCCGCGACAAATGGGCAAAAGTTCATTACTCTCACGGATTCTCAACTATGCCAGTCAGCAAGGCTATCGCACCGTTTGCCTGAATTTTCAATCGGCTGATGCAGAGTTTCTCACCAGTTTAGATCAATTTTTACAATGGTTTTGTGCCAGTGTGAGCTGGAATTTAGGCTTAGACGATCGCTTAGACACCTATTGGCGAGGAATTTTAGGCAGTAAGAATAAATGTACCGATTATTTTCAACGCTATTTATTATCAGAAACCACTCGTCCTTTAGTATTGGGATTAGATGAAGTGGATCAAATCTTCCAATATCCAGACATCGCCACAGACTTTTTTGGACTGTTGCGAGCATGGCATGAGCAGGGGAAGAACCAGGCAATTTGGCAGCGACTGCGATTAGTGTTTGTCCATTCTAAAGAAGTTTATATTCCCCTGAATATTAATCAATCCCCCTTTAACGTTGGCATACCGATTGAACTCCCGGAACTGAATCCGGTACAAGTCTGGGATTTAGTCCAGCGCCATTCTCTAGATTGGCAACCCAACCAGGTTGAAGAATTAATGAGTATGACTGGAGGACATCCCTATCTGGTGCGAGTCGCACTTTATCAAATCGCCCGAGGGAAGATGACATTGGAGAAATTGCTGCAAGTTGCGCCGACGGAAGAAGGACCATTCTATGACCATTTACGTCGCCATTTATTAAATTTAGAAGAAAATGCCGAATTGGTGGCAGCGATTCAGCAAGTTGTGGCGGCGAATCAGTCTGTTGAAATTAAAGCTGCCGCTGCGTTTAAGTTACGCAGTATGGGACTGGTGAAGTTTCAGGGAAACGCTGTCACACCCTTGTGTCAGATGTATCGCCGCTATTTTCGCGATCGGCTCAAAAATTAA
- a CDS encoding DUF2358 domain-containing protein, producing MTNRDIIEILKQDYQRFPVDQTYSIYANTVFFKDPLNEFRGLNRYKQMIGFIQTWFINPQLDLHDISQSGDTIKTRWTLSWTTPLPWKPRISIPGWSELRLNADGLISSHIDYWDIPRLDVLKQLFR from the coding sequence ATGACCAATAGAGACATTATTGAAATCCTCAAACAGGACTATCAACGCTTTCCTGTTGACCAAACCTACAGTATCTACGCCAACACGGTCTTTTTCAAAGACCCACTTAACGAATTCCGGGGACTTAATCGCTACAAACAAATGATTGGATTCATCCAAACCTGGTTCATCAATCCCCAACTTGACCTGCATGACATTTCCCAATCCGGCGATACCATCAAAACGCGCTGGACTTTAAGCTGGACAACACCCCTCCCCTGGAAACCGCGAATTTCGATCCCGGGTTGGAGCGAATTACGTCTAAATGCAGATGGACTAATTTCTTCCCATATCGATTATTGGGATATCCCCCGCTTGGATGTTCTCAAGCAACTGTTTCGGTGA
- a CDS encoding CapA family protein, with protein sequence MTNFIIPLRRSGALLLSVGTVSFLCGMGYGVVQSYPEPPAEPIIQPQSDIPTEPPPPNATVQIKAVGDIIPGTNYPQNKLHPNKAVLFQAVQPSLQGADLLFGNYESTLTNYPYSAKSIGGLIIAFRTPPDYASLLKEVGFDIMSVANNHSYDFSRQGFADTINNLEQAGVKALGEKNQILYANINDLWIAWIGFSYFNYHNSLNDLPAAIALVEEASQNAHIVIISVHAGAEGTGAMHVRNQTEYFFGENRGNLVKFSQTMIDHGADLILGHGPHVPRALEMYKGKLIAYSLGNFMGYRTLSTQAQLAYSLVLEVELDNQGDLVSGQIIPIMLNHQGIPYPDSQGRTIRLMRQLTQSDFPNTPLQIDSTGKILPQ encoded by the coding sequence ATGACGAACTTTATCATACCATTACGTCGCAGCGGAGCATTGTTGCTGTCAGTGGGTACGGTTAGCTTCTTGTGCGGTATGGGGTATGGTGTTGTCCAAAGCTATCCTGAACCCCCAGCAGAACCAATCATTCAACCTCAATCGGATATCCCCACAGAACCCCCGCCGCCGAATGCGACGGTTCAGATTAAAGCCGTGGGGGATATTATTCCGGGTACGAATTATCCTCAGAATAAACTGCATCCCAATAAAGCGGTTCTTTTTCAAGCGGTTCAACCCAGCCTGCAAGGTGCTGATTTATTATTTGGTAATTATGAGAGTACTTTAACGAATTATCCCTATTCTGCTAAGTCGATAGGGGGATTAATTATCGCCTTTCGCACGCCGCCTGATTATGCCTCTTTGTTAAAAGAGGTGGGCTTTGATATTATGAGCGTTGCCAACAACCATTCTTATGATTTCTCACGTCAAGGATTTGCAGATACTATTAATAATTTGGAACAGGCTGGAGTTAAAGCTTTAGGCGAAAAGAATCAAATTTTATATGCTAACATCAATGACCTATGGATTGCCTGGATTGGTTTTAGTTATTTTAATTATCACAATTCGTTGAATGATTTGCCTGCCGCTATAGCGTTAGTGGAAGAAGCCAGTCAAAATGCTCATATCGTGATTATTTCTGTTCATGCAGGGGCGGAAGGCACTGGGGCGATGCACGTTCGCAATCAAACGGAGTATTTTTTTGGCGAAAATCGCGGCAATTTGGTTAAGTTTTCTCAGACGATGATTGACCACGGTGCTGATTTAATTCTCGGACATGGACCTCATGTTCCGAGAGCCTTAGAAATGTATAAGGGAAAGTTAATTGCCTATTCTTTGGGCAATTTTATGGGGTATCGGACTCTCTCGACTCAAGCTCAATTGGCGTATTCTTTGGTATTGGAGGTAGAGTTGGATAACCAGGGTGATTTGGTTTCGGGTCAAATTATCCCAATTATGTTAAATCATCAGGGGATTCCTTATCCGGATTCCCAAGGGCGCACGATTCGACTGATGCGCCAGCTTACTCAGAGTGATTTTCCGAATACTCCTTTACAGATTGATTCAACGGGTAAAATTTTGCCTCAGTAA
- a CDS encoding CAAD domain-containing protein encodes MTAKMAIPEQPVNPNSETCHPEITSEVLTKEKKQPWVQLISTLIETIETLSDHLNNRVTNTKQIFIAVAWIIAALTSLKLSLAVLNAINTIPFLGLFLEIIGIAYVSWFICRYLLSAANRQDLALQVKSFKEQIFGTIS; translated from the coding sequence ATGACTGCTAAAATGGCAATCCCTGAACAGCCAGTTAACCCCAACTCGGAAACCTGCCATCCGGAAATCACCAGCGAAGTTCTCACCAAAGAAAAAAAACAGCCTTGGGTTCAACTCATTTCCACCTTGATCGAGACGATAGAGACTCTCTCTGATCACCTAAACAACCGAGTTACGAACACCAAGCAAATTTTTATCGCGGTTGCTTGGATTATAGCTGCCCTAACCAGTCTCAAACTAAGTCTGGCTGTCCTGAATGCGATTAATACGATTCCCTTCTTAGGCTTATTCCTAGAGATAATTGGCATTGCTTATGTAAGTTGGTTTATTTGCCGCTATTTGCTCAGTGCTGCCAACCGTCAAGACTTAGCTTTACAAGTGAAGTCTTTCAAGGAACAAATTTTTGGCACGATCTCCTAA
- the metK gene encoding methionine adenosyltransferase: MPRRYLFTSESVTEGHPDKICDQISDTILDALLTQDNRSRVAAEVVVNTGLVLITGEITSKANVNYVDIARKKIAEIGYTDADNGFCANSCSVLVALDEQSPDISQGVTTAQETRDKLSDDELDAIGAGDQGLMFGFACNETPELMPMPLSLAHRLSRQLTAVRKSEQLPYLRPDGKTQVTVLYEDGKPIGIDTILISTQHTATIGEITEEAAVRDKIKEDLWSAVVEPAFGDIEIKPDNNTRFLVNPTGKFVIGGPQGDSGLTGRKIIIDTYGGYSRHGGGAFSGKDPTKVDRSAAYACRYVAKNIVAAGLAEKCEVQLSYAIGVARPVSIMVETFGTGKVEEEKLLELVQQHFELRPAGIIQAFNLLELPKLRGGRFYQDVAAYGHFGRPNLDLPWEHTDKAELLKESLKSSLAAV; this comes from the coding sequence TGCAGAAGTGGTAGTTAATACCGGATTGGTATTGATTACAGGTGAAATTACCTCCAAAGCCAATGTAAACTACGTTGATATAGCCCGCAAAAAAATTGCCGAAATTGGCTATACCGACGCCGATAACGGCTTCTGTGCCAATAGCTGTTCCGTCTTAGTCGCCCTGGATGAACAATCTCCAGATATTTCTCAAGGTGTCACCACCGCCCAGGAAACACGAGACAAGTTGAGTGATGATGAACTCGATGCGATTGGTGCCGGGGATCAAGGGTTGATGTTTGGGTTTGCCTGCAACGAAACCCCAGAATTGATGCCCATGCCCCTGAGTCTGGCACATCGCTTATCTCGGCAGTTAACCGCCGTCCGTAAGTCAGAACAGTTGCCTTACCTGCGTCCTGATGGCAAAACTCAAGTTACGGTACTCTACGAAGATGGCAAACCCATTGGCATTGATACCATCTTAATCTCCACCCAACACACCGCCACCATTGGTGAGATTACCGAGGAAGCAGCTGTCCGAGATAAAATTAAAGAGGATCTCTGGTCAGCGGTAGTAGAACCCGCGTTTGGAGATATTGAGATTAAGCCCGATAATAATACCCGTTTCTTAGTCAACCCCACCGGGAAATTTGTGATTGGTGGACCCCAAGGGGATTCAGGTCTCACCGGACGTAAAATCATTATTGATACCTACGGTGGCTATTCCCGTCACGGCGGCGGGGCATTTTCAGGCAAAGACCCCACCAAGGTAGACCGTTCGGCAGCCTATGCTTGTCGTTATGTTGCCAAAAATATTGTGGCAGCAGGTTTAGCCGAAAAGTGCGAAGTTCAACTCAGTTATGCCATTGGTGTTGCTAGACCCGTCAGTATTATGGTGGAAACCTTTGGTACGGGTAAAGTTGAAGAAGAAAAATTGCTAGAACTGGTACAACAGCATTTTGAACTGCGTCCAGCCGGGATTATTCAAGCCTTTAATCTGCTGGAACTCCCTAAATTAAGAGGGGGTCGCTTCTATCAAGATGTCGCGGCTTATGGGCATTTTGGACGTCCTAATTTGGATTTGCCTTGGGAACATACGGATAAAGCTGAATTGCTGAAAGAATCTCTCAAATCATCGTTAGCCGCCGTGTGA
- a CDS encoding TRC40/GET3/ArsA family transport-energizing ATPase, with translation MRVILMTGKGGVGKTSVAAATGLRCAELGYKTLVLSTDPAHSLADSFDLELSHEPRLVRPHLWGAELDALMELEGNWGAVKRYITQVLQARGLEGVQAEELAILPGMDEIFGLVRMKRHYDEGEYDVLIIDSAPTGTALRLLSLPEVGGWYMRRFYKPLQKMSVALRPLVEPIFKPIAGFSLPDNEVMDAPYEFYEQIEQLEKVLTDNTKTSVRLITNPEKMVIKESLRAHAYLSLYNVSTDLVVANRIIPDEVTDPFFQHWKEHQQEYRQEIHQNFSPLPVKEVPLFAEEMCGLEALERLKQTLYADEDPTQVYYQENTIRVVQNENEYSLELYLPGIPKDHIQLNKTGDELNVRIGNHRRNLVLPQALAALKPAGAKIEDDYLKIRFAETAKV, from the coding sequence ATGCGAGTAATTTTAATGACAGGCAAAGGCGGAGTCGGTAAAACCTCCGTAGCCGCAGCCACAGGTCTGCGTTGTGCCGAATTAGGGTATAAAACCCTCGTCCTAAGTACAGATCCCGCTCATTCCCTCGCTGATAGTTTCGACCTGGAACTCAGTCACGAACCCCGACTCGTCCGTCCTCATCTTTGGGGGGCGGAACTGGATGCGCTGATGGAATTAGAAGGGAACTGGGGTGCGGTGAAGCGCTATATTACCCAGGTACTGCAAGCACGGGGACTCGAAGGGGTTCAGGCGGAAGAATTAGCCATTCTTCCGGGAATGGATGAAATTTTCGGTCTGGTGCGGATGAAGCGTCACTACGACGAAGGGGAGTACGACGTGCTAATTATCGATTCAGCACCCACGGGAACCGCCCTACGACTCCTCAGCTTACCGGAAGTCGGGGGTTGGTATATGCGCCGCTTCTATAAACCCCTGCAAAAAATGTCCGTGGCGTTGAGACCCCTGGTTGAACCTATATTCAAACCCATCGCGGGATTTTCTTTACCCGATAATGAGGTGATGGACGCTCCCTATGAATTCTACGAGCAAATTGAACAGCTCGAAAAAGTTCTTACCGATAACACCAAAACCTCAGTCCGCTTAATCACCAATCCCGAAAAAATGGTGATTAAAGAATCCCTCCGCGCCCACGCCTACCTCAGCTTGTACAATGTTTCCACCGATTTAGTCGTTGCCAATCGGATTATCCCCGACGAAGTGACTGACCCGTTCTTCCAACATTGGAAAGAGCATCAGCAAGAATATCGCCAGGAAATCCACCAAAACTTTAGTCCGCTTCCGGTTAAAGAAGTTCCCCTCTTTGCGGAAGAGATGTGCGGACTTGAGGCGCTAGAACGACTCAAGCAAACCTTGTATGCAGACGAAGACCCAACTCAGGTTTACTACCAGGAAAACACAATTCGGGTTGTTCAAAACGAAAACGAGTATAGTTTAGAACTGTATCTACCCGGTATACCGAAAGACCATATCCAATTGAATAAAACTGGGGATGAGCTAAATGTACGGATTGGCAATCACCGCCGCAATCTTGTCCTCCCCCAAGCCTTAGCTGCACTGAAACCCGCTGGTGCCAAGATTGAGGACGATTATCTCAAGATTCGCTTTGCAGAAACGGCGAAGGTTTAA
- a CDS encoding LysM peptidoglycan-binding domain-containing M23 family metallopeptidase — protein sequence MTFHRWLPIVSTLICLVAPISNPATAQSSSPSENSCPAPALSRLQKHKVAPGETLDSIAQRYSLIPETLAELNPSLSQKSMPVGREILIPPFNGIRVQVPAGASWQDLAEAYGIRADILFEVNGCPPQPPDMVFVSGVNWVLANRKPVENYTGFPGYPLPALAPMGFNYGWHQNDDGQTQFHSGIDLLADPGTTVLAVDSGTVAFAGQQGTYGNLVVINHQGGRQTRYAHLSRLSVRTGQRIKPGTPLGAVGTTGSPDIDQPHLHFEVRFNAPAGWVAQDPELHLTARPINDE from the coding sequence ATGACGTTCCATCGCTGGCTGCCTATCGTTTCCACCCTGATTTGCCTCGTTGCCCCAATCTCCAATCCAGCAACGGCACAATCATCCTCACCGTCTGAAAATAGCTGTCCAGCACCTGCCCTTTCCCGCTTGCAGAAACACAAAGTCGCGCCCGGTGAAACATTAGATAGTATTGCTCAACGATACAGCCTAATCCCAGAAACCTTAGCAGAACTCAATCCCAGCCTGTCACAAAAATCCATGCCTGTGGGTCGAGAGATTCTGATTCCTCCCTTTAATGGAATTCGGGTGCAAGTTCCGGCTGGGGCTAGCTGGCAAGACTTAGCTGAGGCGTATGGTATCCGGGCTGATATTTTATTTGAGGTCAATGGCTGTCCACCACAACCACCCGATATGGTTTTTGTCTCAGGGGTGAATTGGGTACTGGCAAATCGTAAACCTGTGGAAAACTATACTGGATTTCCTGGTTATCCCTTGCCCGCATTAGCGCCCATGGGGTTTAATTACGGTTGGCATCAAAATGACGATGGACAAACTCAGTTTCACAGTGGTATTGATCTATTGGCAGACCCTGGAACCACGGTGTTAGCGGTGGATTCGGGTACAGTTGCCTTTGCGGGTCAACAGGGAACCTATGGTAATTTAGTTGTGATCAATCACCAAGGTGGACGCCAAACCCGGTATGCCCATTTAAGTCGTCTTTCGGTGAGAACGGGTCAACGGATCAAACCGGGAACACCCTTAGGGGCGGTGGGTACTACAGGAAGTCCGGACATTGACCAACCTCATTTGCATTTTGAAGTTCGCTTCAATGCGCCTGCGGGTTGGGTAGCGCAAGACCCAGAGTTACATTTGACGGCAAGACCAATAAATGACGAATGA
- a CDS encoding lipopolysaccharide assembly protein LapA domain-containing protein, with product MRLFLIIAVIIAILAIIFALQNTVPIAVTLGIWRLEISLALVLVLTLGVGVVVGLLVSVPSLMRQNWKLSHQKRHNKDLEKELNEQTQQLANQQKRIEYLENSLKFNLDYSESSESSESSDRDLNA from the coding sequence ATGCGATTATTTTTAATTATAGCAGTTATTATCGCCATCTTAGCAATTATTTTTGCGTTGCAAAATACTGTGCCTATCGCCGTAACTTTAGGGATTTGGCGACTAGAGATATCTTTGGCGCTAGTTCTCGTCTTAACTCTAGGAGTTGGCGTTGTGGTGGGATTATTGGTATCGGTACCATCCCTGATGCGGCAAAATTGGAAACTTTCCCATCAGAAGCGACACAACAAAGACTTAGAGAAAGAATTAAATGAACAAACTCAGCAACTGGCGAATCAGCAAAAACGGATTGAATATCTGGAAAATAGTTTAAAGTTCAATCTGGATTATTCTGAATCATCTGAATCATCTGAATCATCTGATCGGGATTTAAATGCATAG